In Chelmon rostratus isolate fCheRos1 chromosome 20, fCheRos1.pri, whole genome shotgun sequence, a single window of DNA contains:
- the LOC121623997 gene encoding beta-1,4-galactosyltransferase 1-like, which yields MLKKLFRVLAVFALLSLVCFSVALYYSKDGTLAFFVQTRSGNGTLSMTTKEYVRQVWEMKPEVPKVSQGMTQKTASTNKTLGPCPDAPPELVGPLHVDFDPERTLDQVRKDVSSFLQEGGRYKPTDCISKHKVAIIIPFRNRHDHLKHWLFYLHPILRRQQLDYGVYIINQDGEGVFNRAKLMNAGYVEALKEYDYDCFVFSDVDLVPMDDRNFYRCFDNPRHLAVAMDKFNFHLPYNTYFGGVSALSKRQYLEINGFPNTYWGWGGEDDDIYKRIIFHGMSISRPDSMTGKYRMIKHMRDLHNEPNPENPSKLGQTHWTMDKDGINSLNYTVKEIVKDVLYTFITVDIDAPPS from the exons atgctgaaaaaactCTTCAGAGTCCTGGCCGTTTTTGCTTTGCTCAgtctggtgtgtttttctgtggctCTGTACTACAGCAAAGACGGCACTTTAGCTTTTTTTGTTCAGACACGTTCTGGAAATGGCACCCTTTCCATGACGACAAAAGAATATGTGCGGCAGGTGTGGGAAATGAAACCTGAAGTCCCAAAAGTCAGCCAAGGGATGACACAGAAGACAGCCTCTACAAACAAGACTTTAGGACCCTGCCCTGACGCCCCTCCAGAACTAGTTGGCCCCCTACACGTGGATTTTGATCCTGAACGGACTTTGGATCAGGTGAGAAAGGATGTCAGTTCTTTTCTTCAGGAGGGAGGACGGTACAAGCCAACGGACTGCATCTCCAAACACAAG GTGGCAATCATCATCCCATTCCGTAACCGGCACGATCACCTGAAGCACTGGCTGTTTTACCTCCATCCCATACTGAGGCGACAGCAGTTGGACTATGGCGTGTATATCATCAACCAGGATGGAGAGGGAGTGTTCAACCGGGCTAAACTGATGAACGCGGGCTATGTTGAAGCACTGAAGGAATATGACTACGATTGCTTTGTCTTCTCTGACGTAGATCTGGTTCCAATGGACGACCGTAACTTCTACAGATGCTTTGACAATCCCAGACACCTGGCTGTGGCTATGGACAAGTTTAATTTCCACTTACCCTACAACACCTACTTTGGTGGGGTTTCTGCATTGTCAAAGAGGCAATACTTGGAGATTAACGGCTTCCCGAACACTTACTGGGGCTGGGGTGGGGAGGACGATGATATCTATAAGCGAATTATCTTCCATGGTATGTCCATTTCTCGACCTGACTCGATGACAGGAAAGTACAGGATGATCAAACATATGAGAGACTTGCACAATGAGCCTAATCCAGAGAATCCTTCCAAACTGGGCCAAACCCACTGGACCATGGATAAAGACGGGATTAATTCCCTAAATTACACAGTCAAGGAGATTGTGAAGGATGTACTGTACACTTTCATCACTGTGGATATTGATGCTCCACCAAGCTGA